From Hyalangium ruber, the proteins below share one genomic window:
- a CDS encoding methylase: protein MMSPERRTRGRTSRSRLQALDVYLCRAEAELLGRQEGPWSEAAFIDVGFGEHPWTTLESAEAFRALNPTLSVTGVEADAGRAAAAAASHEEARTHFRHGGFDWASGAGERARLVRAMNILRQYRPEDVEAAHAELGRALLPGGLLVEGSTDTQGGITVAYLLRRGPEALEREALLFHTDFGQGFAPLLFRDWLPRDWRRHVRPGEALHGFFTAWTEAWSEAREQGAREPRDSFRESARGLARAWPGVSTEPWLLENGYLRWQPAGGVPRPSR, encoded by the coding sequence ATGATGTCGCCGGAGCGTCGCACGCGGGGGAGGACCTCGCGTTCCCGGCTGCAGGCGCTGGACGTGTACCTGTGCCGCGCGGAGGCGGAGCTGCTGGGGCGCCAGGAGGGACCTTGGAGCGAGGCGGCGTTCATCGACGTGGGCTTCGGGGAGCACCCGTGGACGACGCTGGAGAGCGCGGAGGCGTTCCGAGCGTTGAACCCCACGCTGAGCGTCACCGGAGTGGAGGCAGACGCGGGCCGGGCGGCAGCAGCGGCGGCGAGCCATGAGGAGGCGCGCACGCACTTCCGGCATGGAGGGTTCGACTGGGCGAGCGGGGCGGGCGAGCGGGCGCGGCTCGTGCGGGCGATGAACATCCTGCGCCAGTACCGTCCGGAGGACGTGGAGGCGGCGCATGCGGAGCTGGGGCGAGCGCTGTTGCCGGGAGGGCTGCTGGTGGAGGGCAGCACGGACACCCAGGGAGGCATCACGGTGGCGTACCTGCTGAGGCGAGGACCGGAGGCGCTGGAGCGCGAGGCGTTGCTCTTCCATACGGACTTCGGACAAGGCTTCGCGCCGCTGCTCTTCCGAGACTGGCTGCCCCGGGACTGGCGTCGGCATGTGCGACCGGGAGAGGCGCTCCACGGCTTCTTCACGGCCTGGACAGAGGCCTGGAGCGAAGCGAGAGAGCAAGGTGCGAGGGAGCCCCGGGATTCCTTCCGGGAGAGTGCGCGAGGTCTTGCCCGCGCATGGCCGGGAGTGAGCACCGAGCCCTGGTTGCTAGAGAACGGCTACCTGCGCTGGCAGCCCGCTGGCGGTGTACCCCGTCCCTCACGCTAG
- a CDS encoding TIGR02269 family lipoprotein has product MRRPLSFLVQLFLVALLLHGCGTSAPSTRAWAEVQSAEASECEDPGADQCIVLACDGEQGECGAFSCQDIDSTAGARASLAHGAELARGGGARPSLRGPGTSRNWRNTGLRKGAKPRMAFHFRYRDGFLPAFPRLEGKLVKHHLFPQAPDLATWFRAQGVNVHDWTMLIPEHIHWRIHSGSARGGLWNQAWREFRDASPTRRYKNEELLAKAFELAYRFDIVGPIVPYGHSLVPPGPQMFAP; this is encoded by the coding sequence ATGCGAAGGCCTCTCTCGTTCCTGGTCCAGCTCTTCCTCGTAGCGCTGCTTCTTCATGGGTGCGGTACCTCGGCGCCCAGCACGCGCGCATGGGCGGAAGTTCAGTCGGCTGAGGCCAGCGAATGCGAGGATCCAGGTGCTGACCAATGCATCGTGCTGGCGTGCGATGGTGAGCAGGGAGAGTGCGGTGCGTTCAGCTGCCAGGACATCGACTCGACGGCGGGAGCGCGAGCCTCCCTTGCTCACGGTGCGGAGCTGGCGCGCGGTGGTGGAGCGAGGCCTTCGCTGCGTGGGCCCGGGACCTCGCGCAACTGGAGGAACACGGGCCTTCGGAAGGGGGCCAAACCCCGAATGGCCTTCCACTTCAGGTACCGAGATGGCTTTCTCCCGGCCTTCCCGAGACTCGAAGGCAAGTTGGTCAAGCACCACCTGTTCCCCCAGGCTCCTGACCTCGCCACGTGGTTCAGGGCTCAAGGCGTCAACGTCCACGACTGGACGATGCTCATCCCCGAGCACATCCACTGGCGCATCCACAGTGGCTCGGCGCGAGGCGGGCTCTGGAATCAGGCCTGGCGAGAGTTCCGGGACGCCAGCCCCACGCGCCGTTACAAGAACGAGGAGTTGCTGGCCAAGGCCTTCGAGCTGGCCTACCGCTTCGATATCGTGGGGCCCATCGTGCCGTACGGTCACTCGCTCGTCCCGCCCGGGCCCCAGATGTTCGCCCCATGA
- a CDS encoding double-CXXCG motif protein, translated as MKFYRLREDRAARYTGDLHAAHRWVLPGIQPCEACGLGATISAAQYPCVDLSGLPEEEQKKLFDPWPVSAEEFTRLRERVRPLAPPGAVLESGTVFGPLTGTGSGHFGQLFMQNSWSLCMRREALERLQALGLRGLHGGPLNVRFRVKRPPELMDLQLESRGQLHPDCLSKNHEPPCATCGRDRGHSLPEPPILAAASLPTDLDVFRLADASTVILASERMAEAVTRLELDGVLFRELEAR; from the coding sequence ATGAAGTTCTATCGGCTCCGCGAAGACAGGGCCGCTCGGTACACCGGCGATCTGCACGCCGCGCACAGGTGGGTGTTGCCAGGCATCCAGCCCTGCGAGGCCTGCGGGCTTGGCGCGACGATTTCGGCGGCGCAGTACCCCTGCGTGGACCTCTCGGGCCTACCGGAAGAGGAGCAAAAGAAGCTCTTCGATCCGTGGCCCGTGTCGGCGGAGGAGTTCACCCGGTTGCGCGAGCGGGTGCGTCCGCTGGCTCCCCCGGGTGCGGTCCTGGAGTCAGGAACCGTATTTGGTCCGTTGACGGGGACGGGCTCCGGCCACTTCGGCCAGCTCTTCATGCAGAACTCCTGGTCGCTCTGCATGCGCCGCGAAGCGCTGGAGCGGTTGCAGGCCTTAGGGCTGCGAGGCCTTCACGGGGGCCCACTCAACGTGCGCTTCCGTGTGAAACGCCCCCCTGAGCTGATGGACCTGCAGCTCGAGTCGCGCGGCCAGCTCCACCCGGACTGCCTGTCGAAGAACCACGAGCCGCCGTGCGCCACGTGCGGGCGGGACAGGGGCCACAGCCTCCCGGAGCCTCCCATCTTGGCCGCGGCCTCGTTGCCCACGGATCTGGACGTGTTCCGGCTGGCCGATGCGTCCACGGTCATCCTCGCCAGCGAGCGCATGGCGGAGGCGGTGACACGGCTGGAACTGGATGGAGTGCTGTTCCGAGAACTGGAGGCCCGGTAG
- a CDS encoding putative ABC transporter permease — translation MSGGRDGSTGQAGGVGQQLSPLARFVVYGLVGWCIECLFTSVVDLATGAGDIRLRGYSYLWMHPIWGAGLLLGERLVVVMQRAGMSRLMRASVGMLVCFAVEYVTGAVLVAVLGVCPWDYSASWFSVQGLIRLDYAPFWFGCALMCEPLFGLVRRVRMGTGEPEPEVDAELRPLWPGREPQAAASTPASLYAGRAP, via the coding sequence ATGAGCGGCGGGCGCGATGGGAGCACGGGGCAGGCGGGGGGGGTCGGGCAGCAACTGAGCCCCCTGGCGCGCTTCGTCGTCTACGGGCTGGTGGGTTGGTGCATCGAGTGCCTCTTCACCTCGGTGGTGGATCTGGCCACGGGGGCGGGGGACATCCGGCTGCGCGGCTATTCGTACCTGTGGATGCACCCCATCTGGGGGGCAGGACTTCTGTTGGGTGAGCGGTTGGTGGTGGTGATGCAGCGGGCGGGGATGTCGCGGTTGATGCGGGCCTCGGTGGGCATGCTGGTGTGCTTCGCGGTGGAGTACGTCACCGGGGCGGTGCTGGTGGCCGTGCTGGGGGTTTGTCCCTGGGACTACTCGGCCTCGTGGTTCAGCGTGCAGGGGTTGATCCGCCTGGACTATGCGCCCTTCTGGTTTGGGTGTGCGCTGATGTGCGAGCCGCTGTTTGGGCTCGTGCGGCGGGTGCGGATGGGCACGGGGGAGCCGGAGCCCGAGGTCGACGCCGAGCTTCGGCCGCTGTGGCCGGGGAGGGAGCCACAGGCGGCCGCCAGTACTCCCGCATCATTATATGCGGGCCGCGCACCCTAG
- a CDS encoding SCO family protein, whose amino-acid sequence MAADTPAALPARTPSPLTRHPAFWAALTVLLLGLGTVAFGVLRARSAPLPELDALPDFTFTRESGQPWGLAQLRGKPFVANFIFTRCPTVCPAFTRRMAHLQKETEAYGPALQLVSFSVDPTYDTPERLAEYAQRHGANAARWSFLTGDYERLKDTVVNSFKISMGRENMDEADVMGIFHGNHFVLVDATGKIRGYYDSADDEAFSRLLRDVHTLANP is encoded by the coding sequence ATGGCCGCCGATACCCCCGCCGCCCTCCCCGCCCGGACGCCTTCGCCGCTCACCCGCCACCCCGCCTTCTGGGCCGCCCTCACCGTGCTGCTGCTCGGCCTGGGCACGGTGGCCTTTGGCGTGCTGCGCGCCCGCTCCGCCCCCCTGCCCGAGCTGGACGCCCTGCCTGACTTCACCTTCACCCGTGAGAGTGGGCAGCCCTGGGGCCTGGCCCAGCTCCGGGGCAAGCCCTTCGTCGCCAACTTCATCTTCACCCGCTGCCCCACCGTCTGCCCGGCCTTCACCCGCCGCATGGCCCACCTCCAGAAGGAGACGGAGGCCTACGGCCCGGCGCTGCAGCTCGTCTCCTTCTCGGTGGACCCCACCTACGACACCCCCGAGCGCCTGGCCGAGTACGCCCAGCGCCACGGCGCCAACGCCGCCCGCTGGAGCTTCCTCACTGGCGACTACGAGCGGCTCAAGGACACCGTCGTCAACAGCTTCAAGATTTCCATGGGCCGAGAGAACATGGACGAGGCCGACGTGATGGGCATCTTCCACGGCAACCACTTCGTGCTGGTGGACGCGACCGGGAAGATTCGCGGCTACTACGACAGCGCGGATGACGAGGCCTTCTCGCGGCTGCTGCGGGACGTCCACACGCTGGCAAACCCTTGA
- a CDS encoding sensor histidine kinase, with product MTIRARMVLLGAVASSLVTALVLQLRAGPAPGGGLSVGLSLGVLAVLAVGAFLLFRPVYQELRGLRAAEETVRTRTAQLEVANAQLADSLRRLQATQAQLVFADRLASMGQLAAGVGHEINNPLAYVLSNLHYLHKELNRTKGAPSEEERAELLTAVADAREGAERVRVIVQDLKMLSRPDEVSSGRVDLEAVLRRAMKLAAHEVGRRARLVEALNEVPWVLGSEARLGQVFLNLLLNAAQAIPKGKVEEHAVRVVARRQGAERVVVEVSDTGCGIAPENLERIFDPFFTTKPVGEGTGLGLSVCHGIIRSYGGEIHVESTPGRGSTFRVSLRVAPEVTVEREPGVERHEASLSASA from the coding sequence ATGACGATTCGCGCGAGGATGGTGCTCTTGGGAGCGGTGGCGAGCAGTCTCGTCACGGCCCTGGTCCTGCAGCTGCGCGCCGGCCCGGCGCCGGGCGGCGGGCTGTCGGTGGGCCTGTCGCTGGGAGTGCTGGCGGTGCTGGCGGTGGGAGCGTTCCTCCTCTTCCGGCCGGTGTACCAGGAGCTGCGCGGGCTGCGGGCGGCGGAGGAGACGGTGCGCACCCGCACCGCGCAGCTTGAGGTGGCCAACGCGCAGCTGGCCGACAGCCTGCGCCGGCTGCAGGCCACGCAGGCGCAGCTGGTGTTCGCCGACCGGCTGGCCTCCATGGGGCAGCTGGCGGCGGGGGTGGGGCATGAAATCAACAACCCGCTGGCCTACGTGCTCAGCAACCTGCACTACCTGCACAAGGAGCTGAACCGCACGAAGGGCGCGCCCTCGGAGGAGGAGCGCGCCGAGCTGCTCACGGCGGTGGCGGACGCGCGCGAGGGGGCCGAGCGGGTGCGCGTCATCGTCCAGGACTTGAAGATGCTGTCGCGGCCGGACGAGGTGAGCAGCGGGCGGGTGGACCTGGAGGCGGTGCTGCGGCGGGCGATGAAGCTGGCGGCGCACGAGGTGGGGCGGCGGGCGCGGCTGGTGGAGGCGCTCAACGAGGTGCCGTGGGTCCTCGGCAGCGAGGCGCGGCTGGGGCAGGTGTTCCTCAACCTGCTGCTGAACGCGGCGCAGGCGATTCCGAAGGGGAAGGTGGAGGAGCACGCGGTGCGGGTGGTGGCGCGGCGGCAGGGGGCCGAGCGGGTGGTGGTGGAGGTGAGTGACACGGGGTGTGGAATCGCGCCGGAGAACCTGGAGCGCATCTTCGATCCGTTCTTCACCACCAAGCCGGTGGGCGAGGGCACGGGGCTGGGACTCTCGGTGTGCCACGGCATCATCCGCTCATACGGCGGGGAGATTCACGTGGAGAGCACCCCGGGGCGGGGCTCGACGTTCCGGGTGAGCCTGAGGGTGGCCCCGGAGGTGACGGTCGAGCGGGAGCCCGGCGTGGAGCGGCACGAAGCGAGCTTGTCCGCCTCGGCGTGA
- a CDS encoding cytochrome c oxidase subunit II: MDAASGRTLALPEDASAHGHRIDALLATNHRLEGLLALVVLGWLALAVWRFHKARRAAADGGTRRSRTLVLALALVTFGVVDGTLFVRSLGYVDEVLWNFEVPVKHPDTVRLEVNARQWTWEARYAGEDGRFGTADDVVTWSDVRVPVGVPVWVQLSSTDVVHGLALPNFRVKLDAVPGRVNQTWFQAAREGTWEVACYQHCGTSHYKMRGTLTVMAPEAYRAWLREASRQATRAYDAADSAAHWGWAWKEAP, from the coding sequence ATGGACGCCGCCTCGGGACGCACGTTGGCGCTGCCCGAGGACGCGAGCGCGCACGGCCATCGCATCGACGCGCTGCTGGCGACGAACCACCGGCTCGAGGGGCTGCTGGCGCTGGTGGTGTTGGGGTGGTTGGCGCTGGCGGTGTGGCGCTTCCACAAGGCGCGGCGGGCGGCGGCGGACGGAGGCACGCGGCGCAGCCGGACGCTGGTGCTGGCGCTGGCGCTGGTGACGTTCGGGGTGGTGGACGGCACGCTCTTCGTGCGCTCGCTGGGGTACGTGGACGAGGTGCTGTGGAACTTCGAGGTGCCGGTGAAGCACCCGGACACGGTGCGGCTGGAGGTGAACGCGCGCCAGTGGACGTGGGAGGCGCGCTACGCGGGAGAGGACGGGCGCTTCGGCACGGCGGACGACGTGGTGACGTGGAGCGACGTGCGGGTGCCGGTGGGGGTGCCCGTCTGGGTGCAACTGTCCTCGACGGACGTGGTGCATGGGCTGGCGCTGCCGAACTTCCGGGTGAAGCTGGACGCGGTGCCGGGAAGGGTGAACCAGACGTGGTTCCAGGCGGCGCGCGAGGGCACGTGGGAGGTGGCGTGCTACCAGCACTGCGGCACGAGCCACTACAAGATGCGGGGCACGCTGACGGTGATGGCGCCCGAGGCGTACCGGGCGTGGCTGCGCGAGGCGAGCCGGCAGGCGACGCGGGCGTATGACGCGGCGGACTCGGCGGCCCACTGGGGCTGGGCGTGGAAGGAGGCGCCATGA
- a CDS encoding cytochrome c oxidase subunit I codes for MKALLSTDHKVVARAYLWAGLGFLGVGGLMAMLIRWQWGWPGRPVPGLGWALPESGGALTPPAYTGLFTMHGLVMVFFAITPLLIGALGHFVIPLAVGARGMAFPRLSAWSFRVFAAGGALVLVSFGVRLGTASAGWTSYPPLSAAHVFTPGVGQTLVMVGVVCAAVSSFLGAVNFVVTVVRCRAPGMGWGRLPLTVWGLFFTSVLNLLFVPVVAVATGLVLMDRVVGTRFFMAGAAVTGGGGDPLLYQHLFWMFGHPEVYILILPAWGMVGDFVAFFSRKRAHGYRGTVVAMGAVTGLSGLVYAHHLFTSGMAPMMGRAFMTLTLIISLPAMVMFLNWLMTVWRGSVRLTVPMVAALGTMVVFGLGGLSGLALGAVATDIPLHGTMWVVGHFHLTMAAASFLAVFAGLYFWFPKMFGRHLHTGLAMGHVVSSAVLFVAVFGGQLMAGYAGQLRRLYDPYQYTFLKHLLSLNQWTSVAAFALGSAQLLFVVNLVWTLRRGRVAEANPWQVGTLEWTCAPSPPPEDNYAEVPEVLRGPHELSQPEVYERLGRDWIGQAEALPEESKASTPEAQPALGGAG; via the coding sequence ATGAAGGCGTTGCTCTCCACGGACCACAAGGTGGTGGCGCGGGCCTACCTCTGGGCGGGGCTGGGGTTTCTGGGCGTGGGCGGGCTGATGGCGATGCTCATCCGCTGGCAGTGGGGCTGGCCGGGGAGGCCGGTGCCAGGGCTGGGGTGGGCGCTGCCGGAGTCGGGCGGAGCGCTCACGCCGCCGGCGTACACGGGCCTGTTCACGATGCACGGGCTGGTGATGGTGTTCTTCGCCATCACCCCGTTGCTCATCGGAGCGCTGGGCCACTTCGTGATTCCGCTGGCGGTGGGCGCGCGGGGGATGGCGTTCCCGCGGCTGTCGGCGTGGAGCTTCCGGGTGTTCGCGGCGGGCGGGGCGCTGGTGCTGGTGTCGTTCGGGGTGCGGCTGGGGACGGCGAGCGCGGGGTGGACGAGCTATCCGCCGCTGTCGGCGGCGCACGTCTTCACACCGGGAGTCGGACAGACACTGGTGATGGTGGGGGTGGTGTGCGCGGCGGTGTCGTCGTTCCTGGGCGCGGTGAACTTCGTGGTGACGGTGGTGCGGTGCCGGGCGCCGGGGATGGGGTGGGGGCGGCTGCCGCTAACGGTGTGGGGGCTGTTCTTCACCTCGGTGTTGAACCTGCTGTTCGTGCCAGTGGTGGCGGTGGCGACGGGGCTGGTGTTGATGGACCGGGTGGTGGGCACGCGCTTCTTCATGGCGGGCGCGGCGGTGACGGGCGGAGGGGGAGACCCGCTGCTGTACCAGCACCTGTTCTGGATGTTCGGACACCCGGAGGTCTACATCCTCATCCTGCCGGCGTGGGGGATGGTGGGGGACTTCGTGGCGTTCTTCAGCCGCAAGCGGGCGCACGGGTACCGGGGCACGGTGGTGGCGATGGGGGCGGTGACGGGGCTGTCGGGGCTGGTGTACGCGCACCACCTCTTCACCAGCGGCATGGCGCCGATGATGGGGCGAGCGTTCATGACGCTGACGCTGATCATCTCGCTGCCGGCGATGGTGATGTTCCTCAACTGGCTGATGACGGTGTGGCGCGGGAGCGTGCGGCTGACGGTGCCGATGGTGGCGGCGTTGGGGACGATGGTGGTGTTCGGGCTGGGAGGGCTGTCGGGCTTGGCGCTGGGAGCGGTGGCGACGGACATCCCGCTGCACGGGACGATGTGGGTGGTGGGACACTTCCACCTGACGATGGCGGCGGCGAGCTTCCTGGCGGTGTTCGCGGGGCTGTACTTCTGGTTCCCGAAGATGTTCGGCAGGCACCTGCACACAGGGCTGGCGATGGGGCACGTGGTGTCGAGCGCGGTGCTCTTCGTGGCGGTGTTCGGCGGGCAGTTGATGGCGGGGTACGCGGGGCAACTGCGGCGGCTGTATGACCCGTACCAGTACACGTTCCTGAAGCACCTGTTGTCGCTGAACCAGTGGACGAGCGTGGCGGCGTTCGCGCTGGGCTCGGCGCAGCTGTTGTTCGTGGTGAACCTGGTGTGGACGCTGAGGCGAGGGCGAGTGGCGGAGGCGAACCCCTGGCAGGTGGGGACGCTGGAGTGGACATGCGCGCCGAGCCCGCCGCCGGAGGACAACTACGCCGAGGTGCCGGAGGTGCTGCGAGGGCCGCACGAGCTCTCGCAGCCGGAGGTATACGAGCGGCTGGGGCGTGACTGGATCGGCCAGGCGGAGGCGCTGCCCGAGGAGTCGAAGGCATCGACACCCGAGGCGCAGCCAGCGCTGGGAGGCGCGGGATGA
- a CDS encoding cytochrome c oxidase subunit 3 gives MKPTASQADAETQWFGVVVGLGAWTMLFAALAFTVGYLRMREPWPSEGTLSLPRLLPALNLLLLVGGSALMHAALQRLRRAPDTRGAALLRYVGGALGLGAAFLGLQAGLARTLWEAGLRLPSGGAQASAFYGLMGIHATHALVGLVGLTGVAVALHRGKSNTQPLRLWGLYWHFVTCTGWLFYGAVYLP, from the coding sequence ATGAAGCCCACGGCCTCCCAGGCAGACGCCGAGACACAGTGGTTCGGAGTGGTGGTGGGGCTGGGCGCGTGGACGATGCTCTTCGCGGCGCTGGCGTTCACGGTGGGCTACTTGCGGATGCGTGAGCCGTGGCCCTCGGAGGGGACGCTCTCGCTGCCGAGGCTCCTGCCGGCGCTGAACCTCCTCCTCTTGGTAGGGGGAAGCGCGCTGATGCACGCCGCGCTCCAGCGCCTGCGACGAGCACCGGACACGCGGGGCGCGGCCCTGCTGCGGTACGTGGGGGGAGCCCTCGGACTGGGCGCGGCCTTCCTGGGCCTTCAGGCGGGGCTGGCGAGAACGCTCTGGGAAGCGGGCTTGCGGCTCCCATCGGGAGGAGCGCAGGCCTCCGCCTTCTATGGGCTGATGGGGATACACGCGACGCACGCGCTGGTGGGACTGGTGGGGCTGACGGGAGTCGCGGTGGCGCTCCATCGGGGGAAGAGCAACACCCAGCCCTTGCGCCTGTGGGGGCTCTACTGGCACTTCGTGACGTGTACGGGATGGCTCTTCTACGGGGCGGTGTACCTGCCATGA